One part of the Solanum dulcamara chromosome 8, daSolDulc1.2, whole genome shotgun sequence genome encodes these proteins:
- the LOC129898549 gene encoding probable membrane-associated kinase regulator 6 produces MENSEECDESNLSYNWSVNTKFDRMEYEEEAAFIEMDPSLSPSKRFSNVNKHDFINFNFPISDHKEESIMKNNMLLEEPSQVHTSSSRSSGIFQKLLDFLKPLCQKISFGCKSGSSTRVLEGPILMKKWESSEGTSSITPRTSIANYSEDDWRRSCDSEASIYEAVLHCKRTINGDE; encoded by the exons ATGGAAAATTCCGAGGAGTGTGATGAGAGTAATTTGTCATACAATTGGTCAGTGAACACAAAGTTTGATAGGATGGAATATGAGGAAGAAGCTGCCTTCATTGAGATGGATCCCTCACTTTCTCCTTCTAAGAGATTCTCTAATGTCAATAAACATGATTTCATCAATTTCAATTTTCCAATATCTGATCATAAGGAGGAGTCcataatgaaaaataatatgttGTTGGAGGAGCCTTCACAGGTGCATACTTCCTCCTCTAGGAGTAGTGGGATATTCCAAAAGTTGTTGGATTTTCTCAAGCCATTGTGCCAGAAAATAAGTTTTGGGTGCAAAAGTGGTAGTAGTACTAGAGTACTAGAAGGACCAATATTAATGAAGAAGTGGGAAAGTTCAGAGGGAACATCATCTATAACTCCAAGGACAAGCATAGCTAATTATTCTGAGGATGATTGGCGCAGATCTTGTGATTCTGAGGCATCCATTTATGAAGCTGTTCTTCATTGCAAAAGAACTATTAATG GTGATGAGTAA